A window of Acidobacteriota bacterium genomic DNA:
CGCGGCTCGTCCCCGGCGGAATGCTACTGATGGAGATTGGCTTCGGCCAATCAGAAATGGTACGCTCGCTGGTCCAGGCGACACCAGATCTCACGTTGGTGCGCATCAGCCCCGACCTCCAGTCAATCCCCCGCATCGTCGTCGCCCAACGAACTGCACCTTAGGCACCTTAGGCACCCTAGGCACCCTAGGCCCCCTATGGCACCATATCCCCCATGAGCTGCTTGTTCTGCAAGATCATCGCGGGCGACATTCCCGCGTCGAAAGTCTACGAAGACGATCAGTTGATCGCCTTCAATGACATCAATCCGCAAGCGCCGACCCACGTGCTGATCGTGCCGAAGCGCCACATCCCGACACTGAACGACCTGGCGGCCGCAGACGATGGGCTGGTGGGGACGATGGTGCGACGAGCGGCCGCGATTGCGAAGGAGAAAGGGTTCGACGGTCCTGGCTATCGAACCGTCTTCAACTGCAACGCCCAGGCCGGCCAGACGGTGTTCCACATCCACCTGCACCTGCTCGGCGGACGCACCCTGGCCTGGCCGCCCGGCTAGTCTTTTCTCGCCAGCAGATAGCGGCCGAAGCCGGCCTCTCGCTGGAGCACGAAGTCCACCGCGCGGTACCCCCTGGCGAAGTACTCCTGGAACATCTGCCGTACGTGCAACCG
This region includes:
- a CDS encoding histidine triad nucleotide-binding protein codes for the protein MSCLFCKIIAGDIPASKVYEDDQLIAFNDINPQAPTHVLIVPKRHIPTLNDLAAADDGLVGTMVRRAAAIAKEKGFDGPGYRTVFNCNAQAGQTVFHIHLHLLGGRTLAWPPG